The genomic stretch CGTTTTACGATCAATATGAGATTGAGGAACAATTTTTTCTTGATATTTTAGGAAAAGGTGTGTTAGCAGATGCGGTACTTATTAAAAGATTGGATTATGAAAAATGTGTTATTATTGGTATTATTGAGGCAAAAGCAGATCATGTTGATCTTGAGTATGAACTTAGTAGATTTTTGATTCAAGGTGATAAGGTTAATGTTCTTTTTTGGCAACCCAAAAGGATGCTCTTAAAACAAAATGAAGAATTAATTATATTAGATGCAGATGACATTTTTAAATTAGATAACGATTTTTATTTGCCATTAGTAAAAGAGAGACTTGAAGATTTTATTAATGTTTTTGTGAAATTTTTTTCTTATGAGGATATATTATTTGAATATAATAAAATAACAGGTAAGTATTCTTTCATTAGGAGTAAGTAAAATAATAATTTATAGATATTTATCCTTTATTTATGATATTATAAATAATTATTAGATTATATTTGTTTTATATTGTTAGAAAATTCTTTTTTATGGTAAAATTTTTCCATGTATAAATTTCCATTTTTTTGTAAAAAAAAGTCTTCTACATCTGATGTTAAAGACAATTCTTTCAATGATGTTGACAATATTGATGATATTAGTACATGTGAGAATGAAAGTTCTTTAAAAGAAATTGTGAGGGGTTTTTATCACACTAAGTCTTCTATTAGTAATGTATTAGTTAATATTGAATTTTTATATAAAAATTTATTTTCTGGTTTTGTAAATGTTGAGAAGGTTTGCGTATCACTTATCAGTAAGGTAAATGATGGTCGAATTAAAGTAAATGCTATTTTTGAAGATATTGAAAAAAATAATAAAGAAAAATTGCAAAAAGTTACTGATATTATTATGGATGTTCAAAAAAGTTTAGAAACTATTAATAGTTTTTTAGGTGCAACTAATATGATTTCTCTTAATGCTAAACTTGAAGCTGCAAGAGCAAAAGAGTATGGAAAAGGATTTTCTGTTGTTGCTGATGAGATTAAAAGACTATCAGATCAGGCAAAGGGCGTTATGAACATGATTTCCGTTAAGGAAATTGAGCAGGTGTCTACAGATTTGATTTCTGAGAATATTAAGGAATTGCAATTAGGTATTGATAATCTTTTTTTAAATATGATAGAAGAGCTTACTTCGCTTGAAGAATCATTTAAATATTGTATTGGTCAACAAGGTGAATTTTCAACTTTAATTAATGAGCTTGAAAATATTGAAGCTAGTGTTTCTTATTTGTCAAGAAATTGTGATTCTTTATCTGTTTCTAAAGCTTTTGTATATTCTAATGATGATTTTTTAAAGGAATTGGAATTTATTATTTCAGAACATATGTCTTGGATAAGTGTTGTAAAAGCAATTGTTGATAATCAAAAAAGTATGGCAATCCAAAGTGATCCTATGAAACATGGTTTTGGGTTATTTTATCAAGGTTTTGCTCCAAAAGAGCTTGAAATTAGAGAAGTTTGGGAGAATATTTATTCTGATTATTTAAATATTCATAAACTTGTTGTTGAGATAATCAAAATTTTTTCACAAGGTAATTTTAACAATGCTGATTTGAAGAATGCAAGGGATTTTTTCATGCGGGCTGAAAATTTATCGAATGAAATAATTAGTAGACTTGAATCTGTTAAAAACATGGTAGTTGAATGTGAAAATCAGAGCATTAATGTTTTTTGCTAATTTAAAGTTGTTGTTTGTGTTATTCTAGTTTATAAGTAGTTTAAAGATTTTTCATTTAATTATTTTACTTTAGTTTAAGGTATTTGCTATTAAAAGGTCGAGTTTTATTTTGGTAAGATAAGTATGAATTTAAAAGCTAAGTTTGTTCATTTGCATGTGCATTCAGATTTTTCACTCTTAGATGGAGCTGCTAAGATTGTAGATATTGTGTCAAAGGCTAAAGAGTACAATATGTCTCATATTGCGTTGACTGATCATGGCAATCTTTTTGGTGCTATTAAGTTTTATAGAGAGGCAAAAAAAGCAGGTATTAAGCCCATAGTTGGCATTGAAGCCTATATGTCAAATACTTTAAAACATATAAAGAAGAATGATGAATTTGGAAAACCGTATTATCATTTAATTCTTCTTGCAAAGAATGAGCAAGGATATAAGAATTTATTGAAACTTACAAGTGTTTCTTATCTTGAGGGATTTTATTATAGGCCTAGGATGGATAGAGATGATCTTGCAAAGTATTCAGAAGGGCTTATTTGTATGTCTGCATGTATTGGAGGCATTATTCCTCAGTTGATTCTTTCAAATAGATTTGATGATGCAAAGAATGAGATTCTTTGGTTTAAAAATACTTTTGGAGATGATTTTTATCTTGAATTGCAACGTCATGGAATTAAACAACAAGATATAGTTAATGAAAAATTAATAGCTTATTCTAAAGAACTTGATGTTCAGTTGAGTGTGTCTAATGATTCTCATTATGTCAATAAAGAGGATGCTACGGCTCAAGATATTATTGTTTGTATTGGTACTGGTGCTAAGAGAAGCGATTCTGGCAGATTTAAAATGGAAACGGATGAATTTTATCTTAAGTCTCCAGAAGAGATGTGTGAGCTTTTTAAAGATTTACCAGAAGCTTTGGCAAATACGCTAAAGATTGCTGAGAAATGTAATGATTTTGAAATTAAATTTCCAGGTCCTATTTTTCCTGAATATCATATACCCGAGGAATTTGATACTCAGGGTCAATATTTAGAACATTTAACACTTGAAGGTTTAAAATTTAGATATGCAAACATAACCGATAATATTAAGGAGCGTGCTTTTTATGAGCTTTCCACAATTATTAATATGGGATTTGAGGCATATTTTTTAATTGTGTGGGATTTTATTAAGTTTGCTCATGATAATGATATTCCTGTTGGTCCTGGTCGTGGTTCTGGAGCGGGTTCTATTGTTGCATATGCTTTACGTATTACTGATGTTGATCCTTTAAAATATAATTTGCTCTTTGAGAGATTTTTAAATCCTGAACGTGTTTCTATGCCTGATTTTGATATTGATTTTTGCTTTGAAGGTAGAGATGAGGTTATAAAGTATGTTACAAAAAAGTATGGAGAAGATAAGGTTGCACAGATAATTACTTTTGGAACTCTAAAACCCAAGGCTGTATTTAAGGATGTGGGTAGGGTTTTAGATATTCCTTTTGTTCAATCTAATGAGATTACTAAACTTATTCCCGATGGTCCAAAAGTTTCCTTGAGAGAAGTTTTGAAAGATAAGGCATTGAAAGAATATTTAAATAAGGGGCCTGTTTATAATGAGTTAATGGAAGCAGCTCTTGTTCTTGAAGGCATGAATAGACATGCATCAACACATGCAGCAGGTATTGTGATTGCTAGAACTTCTTTAACAGATTATGTTCCTCTTTATAAGGATTATAAGCAAGATACAGTCTCTACACAGTATACTATGGATTTATTAGAGGATTGTGGTCTTGTAAAGATGGATTTTCTTGGACTTAAGACATTAACTTTAATAAAAAATGCAGAGAAACTTATTAAAATTACTGATCCTGATTTTAGTATTGCTACTATTTCTGATAGTGATGCTAAGACGTTTAAAATGCTTTCTGAAGGGCGTAGTACTTCTGTTTTTCAGTTTGAATCTGAAGGTATGCAACAAATTTTGAAAGATTCAAAACCCGATAATATTGAAGATTTAATTGCTTTAAATGCACTTTATCGTCCAGGCCCTATGCAATTTATACCACAATTTGTTGCTGCTAAGACGGGGGCTAAGCGCATTAAATATCCTCATCCAGATTTAACAGAGGTTTTAAAACCAACTTATGGTGTTATTGTTTATCAAGAACAAGTTATGGAAGTTGCAAAAATTATTGGTGGATTTTCTCTTGGAAAAGCAGATATTTTAAGACGGGCAATGGGAAAAAAGAAAGAAGATGAAATGAATAGGATGAAAGTTGACTTTATAAAAGGTGCTCTTGAGAAAGGTTATGATGAAACTCTTGCAAGTGATATATTTGAACTTTTGAAGCCTTTTGCTGGTTATGGTTTTAATAAATCACATGCAGCTGCTTATTCTTTAATAGCTTATCAAACAGCATATCTTAAAGCTAATTATCCTGCAAGTTTTATGGCTGCTAACTTGACAAATGAAATTAATAATACTGAAAAGTTGTCTTACTATATTGAAGAAACAAAATCGATGGGAATTAATGTTTTAAGACCTGATATAAATCAATCTTTTAAAGATTTTCGTGTCGTTGGTTCTGATATTTCTTATGGTCTTAATGGAATTAAAAATATTGGTGAACTAATGGTTGATCTTATACTGAATGAGAGGCAAGAGAATGGAGAATATAAATCTTTTGAAGATTTTATTAAAAGGGTAGATGAAAAAGTTATAAATAAAAAATTTCTTGAGGCTTCAATAAAGTCTGGTCTTTTTGATAGTCTTGGACAAAATAGAAGAACACTTATTGAAAATCTTGATAAATTAATAGCTTTTGTATTAGAAAATAAGAATGCAAAAAAACAGGGACAAAATAGTTTATTTGCTTCTCAAAATATTCTGGAAGAGACTTTTAATTATAATTTATTTGAGGAATATTCTTATCTTGAGCTTTTAGGGTTTGAAAAGGAGCTTTTAGGGTTTTATGTGTCTGGACATCCTCTTGATCCTTATAAATCAGAATTGGAATTTTTTACAAACTTTAATGTTGTAAAAGATCTTGCATCTAGGAGAAATACTGTTGTTAAATTTGCAGGTAGTTTAAACTTCATAAGAGTTGTTCATCTGAAGAAAAATAATGCTAGGATGGCTTTTGGAATTGTTGAAAATTTTGAAGGTTCAATCGAAATTGTGGTTTTTCCTGAGAGTTATGATCGATATAAACA from Borrelia duttonii Ly encodes the following:
- a CDS encoding methyl-accepting chemotaxis protein is translated as MYKFPFFCKKKSSTSDVKDNSFNDVDNIDDISTCENESSLKEIVRGFYHTKSSISNVLVNIEFLYKNLFSGFVNVEKVCVSLISKVNDGRIKVNAIFEDIEKNNKEKLQKVTDIIMDVQKSLETINSFLGATNMISLNAKLEAARAKEYGKGFSVVADEIKRLSDQAKGVMNMISVKEIEQVSTDLISENIKELQLGIDNLFLNMIEELTSLEESFKYCIGQQGEFSTLINELENIEASVSYLSRNCDSLSVSKAFVYSNDDFLKELEFIISEHMSWISVVKAIVDNQKSMAIQSDPMKHGFGLFYQGFAPKELEIREVWENIYSDYLNIHKLVVEIIKIFSQGNFNNADLKNARDFFMRAENLSNEIISRLESVKNMVVECENQSINVFC
- the dnaE gene encoding DNA polymerase III subunit alpha; translation: MNLKAKFVHLHVHSDFSLLDGAAKIVDIVSKAKEYNMSHIALTDHGNLFGAIKFYREAKKAGIKPIVGIEAYMSNTLKHIKKNDEFGKPYYHLILLAKNEQGYKNLLKLTSVSYLEGFYYRPRMDRDDLAKYSEGLICMSACIGGIIPQLILSNRFDDAKNEILWFKNTFGDDFYLELQRHGIKQQDIVNEKLIAYSKELDVQLSVSNDSHYVNKEDATAQDIIVCIGTGAKRSDSGRFKMETDEFYLKSPEEMCELFKDLPEALANTLKIAEKCNDFEIKFPGPIFPEYHIPEEFDTQGQYLEHLTLEGLKFRYANITDNIKERAFYELSTIINMGFEAYFLIVWDFIKFAHDNDIPVGPGRGSGAGSIVAYALRITDVDPLKYNLLFERFLNPERVSMPDFDIDFCFEGRDEVIKYVTKKYGEDKVAQIITFGTLKPKAVFKDVGRVLDIPFVQSNEITKLIPDGPKVSLREVLKDKALKEYLNKGPVYNELMEAALVLEGMNRHASTHAAGIVIARTSLTDYVPLYKDYKQDTVSTQYTMDLLEDCGLVKMDFLGLKTLTLIKNAEKLIKITDPDFSIATISDSDAKTFKMLSEGRSTSVFQFESEGMQQILKDSKPDNIEDLIALNALYRPGPMQFIPQFVAAKTGAKRIKYPHPDLTEVLKPTYGVIVYQEQVMEVAKIIGGFSLGKADILRRAMGKKKEDEMNRMKVDFIKGALEKGYDETLASDIFELLKPFAGYGFNKSHAAAYSLIAYQTAYLKANYPASFMAANLTNEINNTEKLSYYIEETKSMGINVLRPDINQSFKDFRVVGSDISYGLNGIKNIGELMVDLILNERQENGEYKSFEDFIKRVDEKVINKKFLEASIKSGLFDSLGQNRRTLIENLDKLIAFVLENKNAKKQGQNSLFASQNILEETFNYNLFEEYSYLELLGFEKELLGFYVSGHPLDPYKSELEFFTNFNVVKDLASRRNTVVKFAGSLNFIRVVHLKKNNARMAFGIVENFEGSIEIVVFPESYDRYKHLLIEDDVIGVIGKLTFSRDKFSIIVEKILTIKEISINKINNLHIKFTNNGLNDSNLLTSLKNKIFDLEDDTGFSYVYLYLKNNGRDLKLKMDLILNFKPDEFKINELRDHKIVEDIWFD